In one Andrena cerasifolii isolate SP2316 chromosome 2, iyAndCera1_principal, whole genome shotgun sequence genomic region, the following are encoded:
- the LOC143378543 gene encoding chymotrypsin inhibitor-like, with protein sequence MSRTFITLFFILAISTAAVLSQATDGPGSCGKNEVWSECGGRCQHTCANPNPICPFVCMAGCVCEPDYLRNKYGECIPNDCCDSSEESSE encoded by the exons ATGTCTCGAACCTTTATAACTTTATTCTTCATCTTGGCAATTTCTACCGCCG CGGTTTTGAGCCAAGCAACTGATGGTCCAGGATCGTGCGGGAAGAATGAAGTGTGGTCCGAATGTGGCGGTCGTTGTCAACATACTTGTGCTAATCCAAATCCTATTTGCCCCTTC GTTTGCATGGCTGGCTGCGTATGTGAACCTGATTACTTGAGAAATAAATATGGGGAGTGCATTCCTAACGATTGCTGCGATTCGAGTGAGGAATCGTCCGAATGA
- the LOC143378546 gene encoding chymotrypsin-elastase inhibitor ixodidin-like isoform X2 — translation MSRFLFAAFAFMVLFSVASAARCRKNEVYTDCGSACPATCARPNPGPCTLQCVQGCFCKPGLVRDSNGKCVPPSECECDE, via the exons ATGTCTCGCTTTCTTTTTGCTGCATTTGCCTTCATGGTACTCTTCTCTGTGG CATCAGCGGCTAGATGCCGAAAAAATGAGGTTTATACCGACTGCGGTAGTGCCTGTCCAGCAACTTGCGCACGACCTAATCCTGGACCATGTACTCTG caaTGCGTCCAAGGCTGTTTCTGTAAGCCTGGTCTTGTAAGGGACTCCAATGGAAAATGCGTACCTCCTTCTGAATGCGAATGCGATGAATAA